From Saccharomycodes ludwigii strain NBRC 1722 chromosome IV, whole genome shotgun sequence, one genomic window encodes:
- the UBX2 gene encoding Ubx2p (similar to Saccharomyces cerevisiae YML013W | UBX2 | UBiquitin regulatory X) gives MPIIEHEGEEYHLSHEQSEALDQFQMISSYPENDLPLIIKLLELYGWNIERALAAYYDGDWKNLVTEPAPPIHRETLPQQQQQLFNDSDDTGENLPILMDHTLFVPKLPVSKPLPVDYQTHFKLVGLGLNDNDDSKKNVSFLPSHKLLLFLLLIPQTIGSLSLKLLTLLWKLLSFSFLFNINKDVSNKNKVMKIPIKPRIYRNDSNANSGGLNSLNSIEHPEYTIKDVILKNPSFNLDTVLKNVDNTNKVFNELYSNSENEFKFMLVILLGNLLEHDDALGSQDRKDQTLSSVSSSNNKEEVDVNSVNFVKYVWSDESVQRYIDTLKVSSNNSLNVYLGDVDNQVESWCVAKNYNVGVTPTVLLLGNVLNSNNVGGAGIITRMSLLGNPKVTSSKKFLRSLKFLINRFAPELISSRTEKHDLEMERELRKLQDQAYQESLLLDKKKEEQKMIEEELKKKREIEKLAKEQEAKLNNTLYNLKWLKEAILEYQVKGGNDVALGKDKLCTLQIRTPDGTRFVKKFTGSMSSYDLYKHIGILLYLGISNLDKTEEALVMKVRNLIDNQGENTTCLKGFTKGNEIDEKNVVNVLQDEFKKYDLDNTELKFNFQLVSPFPRYEVPISEDVLISNIPSIWPKGNILVEFEEEEEEEEDYDDDDDESE, from the coding sequence ATGCCAATTATTGAGCATGAAGGTGAAGAGTATCACCTTTCTCACGAACAATCCGAAGCTTTGGATCAATTTCAGATGATTTCATCTTATCCAGAGAATGATTTACCCTTGATAATTAAGTTACTAGAATTATATGGTTGGAATATAGAACGTGCACTGGCTGCATATTACGATGGAGACTGGAAAAACCTAGTTACCGAACCTGCACCACCAATTCATAGAGAAACATTgccacaacaacaacaacaactatTTAATGATTCTGATGACACCGGTGAAAATTTACCCATTTTGATGGACCACACTCTATTTGTTCCTAAATTACCAGTTTCAAAACCTTTGCCAGTAGATTATCAAACACATTTTAAGTTGGTTGGTCTGGGTTTAAACGATAACGATgacagtaaaaaaaatgtttcatTTCTGCCCTCTCataaattattgttatttctattattaatcCCACAAACAATTGGTTCGCTAAGTCTGAAACTATTAACACTGCTCTGGAAACTACTAAGCTTttcgtttttatttaatatcaacaaagatgtttcaaacaaaaataaagttatgAAGATTCCTATAAAACCCAGAATTTATAGAAATGATAGCAATGCCAATAGTGGTGGCCTTAATAGTTTAAATTCCATAGAGCATCCAGAGTACACAATTAAAGATGtcattttaaaaaaccCATCATTTAATTTAGACACTGTATTGAAAAATGTCGATAACACAAACAAAGTTTTCAATGAATTATATTCAAACAGTGAAAATGAGTTTAAATTCATGCtagttattttattaggCAATTTGTTGGAACACGATGATGCACTTGGAAGTCAAGATAGAAAAGACCAAACTTTAAGTTCCGTTTCCTCTTCGAATAATAAGGAAGAAGTGGACGTTAACTCCGTTAATTTTGTGAAATATGTTTGGAGTGATGAATCGGTGCAACGATACATCGATACTTTGAAGGTCTCGTctaataattctttaaaCGTTTATTTAGGCGATGTAGACAATCAGGTTGAAAGTTGGTGTGTTGCCAAAAACTATAATGTCGGAGTCACTCCCACTGTGTTACTACTTGGTAATGTATTAAATTCGAATAACGTTGGTGGTGCTGGTATTATAACTAGGATGAGTCTACTGGGTAATCCAAAGGTTACTTCAtctaaaaagtttttaagaTCCTTAAAATTCTTAATTAATAGGTTTGCACCAGAGTTAATTTCTAGCCGTACTGAAAAACATGATTTAGAAATGGAAAGAGAACTTAGGAAGTTACAAGATCAAGCGTACCAGGAATCATTGTTACTGGACAAGAAAAAGGAGGAACAGAAAATGATAGAGGAAGaactaaaaaagaaaagggaaatTGAAAAACTAGCCAAAGAGCAAGAagcaaaattaaataacacCTTGTATAATTTGAAATGGTTAAAAGAAGCCATTCTAGAATACCAGGTGAAAGGTGGAAATGATGTTGCCCTGGGTAAAGATAAATTATGTACATTACAAATCAGAACACCAGATGGGACAAggtttgttaaaaaatttaccgGCTCCATGTCATCCTATGACCTTTACAAGCATATTggaattttattatatctaGGAATTAGTAACTTAGACAAAACTGAAGAAGCGTTAGTAATGAAAGTTAGGAATTTAATAGATAATCAAGGTGAAAATACAACATGTTTGAAAGGCTTTACTAAAGGGAATGAAATCGATGAAAAAAACGTAGTTAATGTTTTACAAGATGAGTTTAAAAAGTACGATTTAGATAACACTGAATTGAAATTTAATTTCCAACTAGTATCGCCATTTCCCAGATACGAAGTACCTATCAGTGAAGATGTGCTAATTTCCAATATACCATCAATATGGCCCAAGGGAAACATATTGGTGGAATttgaggaagaagaagaagaagaagaagactatgatgatgatgatgatgaaagcGAATAG
- the TRM9 gene encoding tRNA (carboxymethyluridine(34)-5-O)-methyltransferase (similar to Saccharomyces cerevisiae YML014W | TRM9 | TRna Methyltransferase), with protein sequence MAEVKEEEYVHKVYNEIAHHFSETRYKPWPVVKEFLTSRETGSIGIDVGCGNGKYLNVNPNIYLLGSDRSQGLIECAHQINGKYNILIADGLQLPHRDSSFDFAISIAVVHHWSTRERRIAAIKHILSKVRPGGEILIYCWALEQEASKRGYHEGMDQDVLVPWVLQEKKKPKAKKKIKDLVKEEVEQLDIGNIDPKDRAKYIAEWKEKQKGKRKQLEELLSKDEEEKKNEVTKYRYYHLYKKGELEEDCTMAGSVVVTTGYERDNWYCIARKP encoded by the coding sequence ATGGCCGAAgttaaagaagaagaatatgTTCATAAAGTTTATAATGAAATCGCCCATCACTTTTCAGAAACTAGATATAAGCCGTGGCCTGTAGTCAAAGAATTTTTAACTTCCAGAGAAACAGGGAGCATTGGTATTGATGTTGGCTGCGGAAACGGTAAATATCTAAATGTTaatccaaatatttatcttttggGTAGTGATAGAAGTCAAGGATTAATAGAATGTGCTCACCAAATAAACGGAAAatacaatattttaatagcCGATGGTTTACAGTTACCACATAGAGACAGCTCTTTTGATTTTGCCATCAGTATTGCTGTGGTTCATCACTGGAGTACTAGAGAAAGGAGAATTGCTGCAATTAAACACATTCTAAGTAAAGTCCGTCCAGGTGGTGAAATTCTAATTTATTGTTGGGCTTTAGAACAAGAAGCTTCCAAAAGAGGATATCATGAGGGAATGGACCAAGATGTTTTGGTACCATGGGTTttgcaagaaaaaaagaaaccaaaggccaaaaagaaaattaaagatttaGTCAAGGAAGAAGTTGAACAGTTAGATATAGGAAACATTGACCCCAAAGATAGGGCTAAATATATTGCTGAGTGGAAGGAAAAGCAAAAGGGGAAAAGGAAACAATTGGAAGAACTATTGAGTAAAGATgaggaagaaaagaaaaatgaagTTACTAAATACAgatattatcatttataCAAAAAGGGAGAATTAGAGGAGGATTGTACTATGGCTGGTTCGGTTGTAGTGACAACTGGTTATGAAAGAGATAATTGGTATTGCATAGCTCGTAAACCATAA
- the GPI17 gene encoding GPI-anchor transamidase GPI17 (similar to Saccharomyces cerevisiae YDR434W | GPI17 | GlycosylPhosphatidylInositol anchor biosynthesis) → MCNRYQKLSRRLVCITLILLYCFIGIPLWYKLTTVYRAQLPTQYIKSLHENKHQDIHMVIPVYLNFSTYKFPDLDKAVQAQTDSVISNIENGWDVNWSLQLQNVNQNNLNYTTDFYKDKYVVQLILDDFVGCSVPYDGKDTIVFYNEESILSNDLPFFIAQSLMEHTFKLEYNLLRKGAQNGNKNGDSNIAIEYSPQVHISLSVLTGKGYPVSWEIEDILNEYFTPFRKFISPVVNLTVDTEIIYYNDLNLNKLHNSIGNFTHDPIIEDLSAIIDLSELTGKNNYYANEKSVLNLAIVFPEHDLPHSLFKNGSPVTHENDTFAVSSFLVPQWGSLIINEHALPSNPVKLSKAYLKPIIYKFSNEIFQLLGLSDFKESLSTPMLTIDSFKRITTIYSNLDKSVDTLRSLVDMTEELPQMAIPKQVADDVMEALDLRLEIVGFLNNPNDETDELIWDIALRKSNELVDICEHAFFHKDMMQQNFVPQEHKIAVYLPLLGPISVVCFGGLIKSLKEKSLCDGNEADSEETKKEK, encoded by the coding sequence ATGTGCAACAGGTATCAGAAATTATCCAGAAGATTGGTGTGTATCActctaatattattatactgTTTTATTGGCATACCCCTATGGTATAAACTAACAACAGTGTATAGAGCACAACTACCCACACAATATATCAAATCTTTGCATGAAAATAAGCATCAAGATATTCATATGGTTATTCCGGTGTATCTAAATTTTTCCACCTATAAATTTCCAGACTTGGATAAAGCTGTTCAAGCACAAACGGATAGTGTCATTTCGAACATAGAAAATGGATGGGATGTTAATTGGTCTTTACAACTACAAAATGTAAATCAAAACAACCTCAATTACACTACTGATTTTTATAAGGATAAGTATGTTGTACAATTAATTTTGGATGATTTTGTTGGTTGTAGCGTTCCCTATGATGGTAAAGATACCATTGTTTTTTACAACGAAGAAAGTATTTTGTCCAATGATcttccattttttatagCACAAAGTCTAATGGAACACACTTTTAAACTGGAATATAATTTACTAAGAAAAGGGGCTCAAAACGGCAATAAGAATGGTGACAGCAATATTGCCATTGAATATTCTCCTCAAGTCCATATTTCCTTGTCTGTGTTAACTGGCAAGGGATATCCAGTGTCGTGGGAAATCGAAGACATTTTGAACGAGTATTTTACCCCctttagaaaatttatatCACCTGTGGTTAATTTGACGGTAGACAcagaaataatttattacaatgatttgaatttaaataaattacatAATTCTATTGGTAATTTTACTCATGATCCCATTATAGAAGATTTATCAGCAATTATTGATCTAAGTGAGCTAACAGGGAAAAATAATTACTATGCAAATGAAAAATCCGTTTTAAACTTAGCCATTGTTTTCCCGGAACATGATTTGCCACACTCTCTATTCAAAAATGGATCTCCAGTAACCCACGAAAATGACACATTTGCTGTTTCTAGTTTTTTAGTTCCACAATGGGGGtctttaattattaatgaacACGCATTGCCTTCGAATCCAGTAAAATTGAGCAAAGCTTACTTGAAACCGATAATATACAAATTTTCTAATGAGATATTCCAATTATTGGGACTAAGTGATTTCAAGGAGTCTTTATCTACTCCAATGTTAACAATTGatagttttaaaagaattactACTATTTATTCTAACCTAGATAAAAGTGTAGATACTTTAAGATCCCTAGTTGACATGACTGAAGAATTGCCTCAAATGGCTATTCCTAAGCAAGTGGCTGATGATGTTATGGAGGCTTTAGATTTAAGGTTGGAAATTGTGggttttttaaacaatCCAAATGATGAAACTGATGAACTGATTTGGGATATTGCATTGAGGAAAAGTAACGAATTAGTTGATATATGTGAACATGCTTTTTTCCACAAAGATATGATGCAGCAAAATTTTGTTCCACAAGAACATAAAATTGCAGTTTATTTACCTTTATTGGGACCAATTTCCGTTGTTTGTTTCGGAGGCTTGattaaatctttaaaagaaaaaagccTATGTGATGGAAATGAGGCTGACAGCGAAGAAAccaaaaaagagaaatag
- the TAF11 gene encoding TATA-binding protein-associated factor TAF11 (similar to Saccharomyces cerevisiae YML015C | TAF11 | TATA binding protein-Associated Factor), whose protein sequence is MAKTKKGHDTVPNKTSSVKKPTNHNNKATGPIVKFPESNYQSKITVNKYLETKKIIEDSLINDWKYCKYKLKQCRMGGDGVMETYLRKYINDLQNEQSRYTEDCVEYDKYSEEYSVDDENESFSSTDDVHKEQFINKDNDNKKRLYPIDNVPLQDSVVGENTNKNKRQKTLIKDVNNIPSDLVFPKDLYEKEIEELPKPRELDEPTKLKLLTDHLDSEQMDRFEVFRRTRLPKQMVRRLANLVTNQSVPMQIAIVLGTVGKLFVGEIVEKALLIKQKHILQHMLDEYIRRKLYGNRILKILKKLTKLCLTSGNYASSNNSNSKTANTATTTSDTDIHSKIEEKEEEQMSMAKEGSTEKTAATLKGREHNKKTKDDTVGAPNIIYTLEDIANDGIYANDIYPDFESMINDIDEDDYEPPKANSTKLKQHIVTLTVLLNTTDNSAKIRNSLLKQFNYWGTLFNKIDIKVDKYTDTPLLPEHLREAWRLYRLENKTLPSGTFRQQGEGNGWMFE, encoded by the coding sequence ATGGCCAAAACTAAAAAGGGTCATGACACCGTCCCCAACAAAACTTCTTCAGTCAAAAAACCCACCAACCATAATAACAAAGCTACTGGCCCCATAGTTAAATTTCCTGAATCTAACTATCAATCTAAAATAACTGTGAACAAGTATctagaaacaaaaaagattattgaAGATTCATTGATTAATGATTGGAAATATTGTAAATATAAACTCAAGCAATGCCGTATGGGTGGAGATGGGGTTATGGAAACTTACTTAAGgaaatatattaatgattTACAGAATGAACAGTCTCGATACACTGAGGATTGTGTTGAATATGATAAATATAGTGAAGAATATTCagttgatgatgaaaatgaaagttTTAGCAGCACTGATGATGTGCATAAAGAAcaatttatcaataaagataatgacaataaaaagagaTTATATCCAATTGACAACGTGCCCCTACAGGATTCAGTAGTTGGAgaaaatactaataaaaataaaaggcaAAAAACGTTGATTAAAGATGTCAATAATATTCCGTCGGATTTAGTTTTCCCTAAGGATTTATATGAAAAGGAGATAGAAGAATTGCCCAAACCTAGAGAACTAGATGAGCCcacaaaattaaagttattGACGGACCATTTGGATTCTGAACAAATGGATAGATTTGAAGTTTTTAGAAGAACAAGATTACCCAAACAAATGGTCAGAAGGTTAGCCAATTTGGTCACTAACCAAAGCGTTCCCATGCAGATAGCTATTGTTTTGGGCACTGTCGGGAAATTATTCGTTGGCGAAATAGTAGAAAAGGCCTTACTTATTAAACAGAAACATATTTTACAACACATGTTAGATGAATACATTAGAAGAAAATTATATGGGAATagaattttgaaaattttgaaaaaattaactaaaTTATGTTTAACCAGTGGTAACTATGCTAGTAGCAATAACAGCAATAGTAAAACCGCTAATACTGCCACCACTACCAGTGATACCGATATTCATAGCAAAATAgaagagaaagaagaagaacaaaTGTCAATGGCAAAGGAGGGCTCAACAGAGAAAACTGCAGCTACTTTAAAGGGCAGAGAgcacaataaaaaaacgaAAGATGATACTGTAGGTGCGCCAAATATCATCTATACTTTAGAAGATATAGCCAATGATGGAATATATGCGAATGACATATATCCTGATTTTGAATCTATGATAAATGACATAGATGAGGATGATTACGAACCACCAAAGGCTAATAgcacaaaattaaaacaacataTCGTGACATTAACCGTATTATTAAACACAACGGATAACAGTGCCAAGATAAGGAATTCATTATTGAaacaatttaattattggGGAACGCTTTTCAATAAGATTGATATTAAAGTAGATAAATATACAGATACACCTTTATTACCAGAACATTTAAGAGAAGCGTGGAGATTGTATCgtttagaaaataaaactttaccATCAGGCACATTTAGACAGCAAGGCGAGGGAAATGGATGGATGTTTgaataa
- the PPM1 gene encoding leucine carboxy methyltransferase (similar to Saccharomyces cerevisiae YDR435C | PPM1 | Protein Phosphatase Methyltransferase), protein MEQLVIQETDYDAISSKIACINKKYLPDPQIFSVYPNYELLYNSYFNELPKVTRRSYNKIKKLMSSNNYPIMNIGTYLRTVSIDHVLSLYLLPNSDNTEKNNHFQIINLGCGTDLRYFQYNHIYEERLERYIDVDFPMAIETKGRVLSNLNKKNPSLFDLNDNGGSTDGKYQLMSFNLNRNTDELIKQLELVGCDFSLKTIIITECCLCYIEDAKSIELISKLNSVFNAKTNNLHWVSYDPIGGTDKFGQIMTDNLLFQRNLKLPTLLTYNTKEKYSKRFSSIINSDISIKIEDMWEIFQTKIPLKEKTRVQKCEFLDELEELKIILSHYVILYF, encoded by the coding sequence ATGGAACAACTAGTCATTCAAGAAACAGATTACGACGCTATAAGCTCAAAGATAGCttgtattaataaaaagtacTTGCCTGATCCTCAGATCTTTAGTGTATACCCTAATTATGAATTATTGTACAACTCATATTTCAACGAATTGCCTAAAGTTACAAGGAGATCTTATAATAagatcaaaaaattaatgagtTCAAATAACTACCCGATAATGAATATAGGTACATATTTGAGAACTGTTTCGATAGATCATGTTTTATCTTTGTATTTACTACCGAATTCAGATAAcacagaaaaaaacaaccatTTCCAGATCATTAATTTAGGATGTGGTACAGATCTAAGATATTTTCAGTATAACCATATTTACGAAGAAAGATTGGAAAGATACATAGATGTGGATTTTCCGATGGCAATAGAAACAAAGGGTCGTGTTTTAAGCAAtctgaataaaaaaaatccatctctatttgatttaaatgataatgGTGGCAGCACAGATGGTAAATACCAGCTAATgtcatttaatttaaatagaAATACTGATGAGTTAATTAAACAATTGGAACTGGTAGGTTGTGATTTCAGTTTGAAAACTATCATAATCACTGAATGTTGTTTGTGTTATATTGAAGATGCAAAGTCCATTGAACTTATATCCAAACTAAATTCAGTATTCAATGCGAAAACCAACAATTTACATTGGGTTAGTTATGATCCTATCGGTGGAACAGATAAATTCGGCCAAATAATGACCgacaatttattatttcaaagaaatttaaaactacCTACATTATTGACATATAACACCAAGGagaaatattcaaaaagaTTCAGttcaattattaatagcgatatttctattaaaattgaagaTATGTGGGAAATATTCCAAACTAAAATCCCCTTGAAAGAGAAGACTAGAGTGCAAAAATGTGAATTTTTAGATGAAttagaagaattaaaaattattttatcacATTATGTCATTTTATACTTCTAG
- the PPZ1 gene encoding salt homeostasis regulator (similar to Saccharomyces cerevisiae YDR436W | PPZ2 | Protein Phosphatase Z (paralog of YML016C | PPZ1)) yields the protein MGNSGSKGVEGRVPSNSSGNHNTNKTSRLSGDYSDTISTHSTHSNASKKKKLRKPSRKSSIRSVSSNNITTKTSIDDNLTTNNPETDHINNETRQPHSTHRNLPSNLIHRRSKSSSAIPAISNTNTNTTSTTDNENGNNTNAIKSSTTGNHKRSFTPSRQRRSSDTNTDKSLPASMIQMEPSTSILRTKRGSGSSSSSNINNNNNSNNNNNNNNNHNNNGSTFHENALTDDDNDEYYNSSNNNLKLTKKKSNDSSSFKKRFPFNSPSTSRRNSFNSTSSLRRTLSNNSSNGNNRNNDQDSRSSSAGNNQSNAYLEVPFSNGSNNNNNNNHSHNENNNTNNLASLSRTSSIVSSSSNGNSANNGSGTPSHSRFNNGSRKSSFSSLRSASRSNYTTPMASPGILQNAHSGDDYFSINKRGYSNSVSSNNSAGANTDHVLINSNNYTGDNDYNNGSYVENSGSYDTKSFIGEQDFGHNTLNDCGHVKDTFPRIDNNNNLLTSDELLTQSEDGTGNPDGTGVKTNHHIEGGDYITNNDTDANNNNNNTNKNNGDTNPTATKKKKVIRPLDIDLTIQKLLDAGYSGKRTKNVCLKNSEIQQICHLSREIFLLQPALLELSPPVKIVGDVHGQYGDLIRMFDKCGFPPTSNYLFLGDYVDRGKQSLETILLLLCYKIKYPENFFLLRGNHECANVTRVYGFYDECKRRCTIKIWKLFIDTFNTLPLAAIVAGKIFCVHGGLSPVLNSMDEIRHVSRPTDVPDFGLINDLLWSDPTDSPNEWEDNERGVSYCYNKVAINKFLNKFGFDLVCRAHMVVEDGYEFFNDRSLVTVFSAPNYCGEFDNWGAVMSVSDGLLCSFELLEPLDSAALKLVMKKGRQERKLAALQQQQQQQQQQQQLQQEAYGQEVQQ from the coding sequence atgggAAATTCAGGCTCCAAAGGTGTCGAAGGTAGAGTACCATCAAATTCATCAGGTAAccataatactaataagaCTTCTCGTTTAAGCGGTGATTACAGTGATACTATCAGCACACATAGCACACATAGCAATGCttcaaagaagaaaaaactaAGAAAACCTAGTAGAAAATCATCCATTAGAAGTGTAAGctctaataatattactacAAAAACTAGTATAGATGATAATTTAACTACAAATAATCCAGAAACAGATCATATTAACAACGAAACTCGTCAACCTCATAGCACCCACCGCAACTTACCATCCAATCTTATTCATAGAAGATCTAAAAGTAGTTCTGCAATTCCAGCAATTAGCAACACAAATACAAACACCACTTCTACAACAGATAACGagaatggtaataatacaaatgcCATTAAAAGTAGTACTACCGGCAACCATAAAAGATCCTTTACGCCTTCAAGACAAAGACGATCATCAGATACCAATACTGACAAATCTTTGCCTGCTTCCATGATACAGATGGAACCGAGTACTAGTATATTGAGAACCAAGCGGGGTAGTGGTAGCAGTAGCAGTAGTaacatcaataataataataacagtaataataataataataataataataatcataataataatggaagTACGTTTCATGAGAATGCCTTAactgatgatgataatgatgagtATTATAACagtagcaataataatttaaaattgacaaaaaagaaaagcaatgattcatcttcatttaaaaaaagatttccTTTTAATTCTCCAAGTACATCTAGAAGAAATAGTTTTAATTCTACATCAAGTTTAAGACGTACTTTATCCAACAATAGTAGCAATGGgaataatagaaataatgATCAGGATAGTAGGAGTTCTAGCGCTGGAAATAATCAATCAAATGCATATTTGGAGGTTCCATTTAGTAAtggtagtaacaataacaacaataataatcacaGCCATAATGAGAACAATAACACTAATAATTTGGCCTCTCTATCAAGAACGTCATCTATTGTGTCATCCTCTTCAAATGGCAATAGCGCGAATAACGGTAGTGGCACCCCTTCACATTCTAGATTTAATAATGGTAGTAGAAAGTCCTCTTTTAGTAGTTTACGTAGTGCTAGTAGATCTAATTATACTACTCCAATGGCTTCGCCTGGGATTTTGCAAAATGCACATTCAGGTGACGATTACTTTAGCATAAATAAGCGTGGATATAGTAATAGTGTTTCAAGCAACAATAGTGCTGGTGCCAATACTGACcatgttttaataaatagCAACAATTATACTGGTGACAATGATTACAACAATGGGTCTTATGTTGAAAACTCAGGGAGTTATGACAccaaaagttttattggTGAACAAGATTTTGGTCACAACACGCTTAATGATTGCGGGCATGTAAAAGACACTTTTCCCAgaattgataataataacaacctGTTAACGTCCGATGAATTATTAACGCAATCGGAAGACGGGACGGGAAACCCAGATGGTACTGGCGTTAAGACGAACCATCATATTGAAGGTGGTGATTACATAACAAACAATGACACGgatgctaataataataataataatacaaacaaaaacaatggTGATACAAATCCTACAgcaacaaagaaaaagaaagttaTAAGGCCTTTAGATATAGATTTAACAATTCAGAAACTATTGGATGCTGGGTATTCTGGTAAAAGAACCAAAAAcgtttgtttaaaaaacagTGAGATTCAACAAATTTGTCATTTATCAagagaaatatttttattacaacCAGCCCTATTGGAATTGTCGCCGCCAGTTAAAATTGTTGGTGATGTTCATGGCCAATATGGCGATCTAATTAGAATGTTTGATAAGTGTGGCTTTCCACCAACCTcgaattatttatttctagGTGATTACGTTGACCGTGGCAAACAAAGCTTAGAAACTATTCTATTGCTATTGTGCTATAAGATTAAATACCcagaaaacttttttttattaagaGGAAACCACGAGTGTGCTAACGTTACAAGAGTCTATGGTTTCTATGATGAATGTAAAAGACGATGcacaattaaaatatgGAAGTTGTTTATAGATACATTTAATACTTTGCCATTGGCGGCAATTGTTGCTgggaaaattttttgtgtTCATGGTGGATTATCTCCCGTTTTAAATTCCATGGATGAAATTAGACACGTTAGCAGACCAACGGATGTGCCGGATTTTGGATTAATTAATGACTTATTGTGGAGTGATCCTACCGATTCACCCAATGAATGGGAGGATAACGAAAGGGGTGTTagttattgttataataaagttgctatcaataaatttttaaataaatttgggTTTGATTTAGTTTGTAGGGCGCATATGGTTGTTGAGGATGGATATGAGTTTTTTAACGATCGTAGTCTAGTTACTGTATTTTCTGCACCTAATTATTGTGGGGAGTTTGATAATTGGGGTGCTGTTATGAGTGTTAGTGATGGATTGTTATGTAGTTTTGAATTATTGGAACCATTAGACAGTGCAGCTTTGAAATTGGTTATGAAAAAGGGTAGGCAGGAGAGAAAATTGGCTGCATTacagcaacagcagcagcaacagcagcagcagcagcagctaCAACAGGAGGCTTATGGGCAGGAAGTGCAACAGTAG
- the GPI19 gene encoding phosphatidylinositol N-acetylglucosaminyltransferase GPI19 (similar to Saccharomyces cerevisiae YDR437W | GPI19 | Glycosyl PhosphatidylInositol anchor biosynthesis) — translation MIIDTFGFTIYLISSLFFAVLILNILLYDLIVPILTTLFGNTTSNFKEGIFSFFCSLCDTSKKSNSTPILVLFFTFWKNALKILIPKFLASCFTFQSVLNEGNITSYADEQNNTGDLTKILDDFVFIPQKYWILILSSCLIMTMFYIYLVLPILNFQTFRPTKINKSNNVNTETDDKCDDLLLDNVHNFVDEYSCLLNNKESLDKEKIGVVDVPIHRVCEKLYLSHNTNNNIINSHIEC, via the coding sequence ATGATTATCGACACCTTTGGATTCACAATATACCTCATATCAAGCCTATTTTTTGCAGTACTAATACTAAATATACTTTTATATGATTTAATAGTACCAATACTTACAACGTTGTTTGGGAATACAACCTCAAATTTCAAAGAAGgcatattttcatttttctgTTCGTTATGTGATACTtctaaaaaatcaaattccACTCCTATTttggttttgttttttacaTTCTGGAAAAATGCTCTTAAAATACTCATACCGAAGTTCTTAGCGAGCTGCTTTACGTTTCAATCTGTGTTGAATGAGGGGAATATTACATCTTACGCCGatgaacaaaataatactgGAGATTTGACTAAAATTTTGGAtgattttgtatttattccacaaaaatattggatTTTAATACTCTCAAGTTGTTTAATTATGACAATGTTTTATATCTATTTAGTGCTACCAATACTTAATTTCCAAACATTTAGGCCcacaaaaattaacaagAGTAATAATGTGAATACCGAAACCGATGATAAATGTGATGATTTGTTACTGGATAATGTTCATAATTTTGTAGATGAATATAGTTGTTTATTGAACAATAAGGAATCCCtagataaagaaaaaatcgGGGTCGTTGACGTACCAATACATAGGGTTtgtgaaaaattatatctatcccataatactaataataatattattaatagccATATTGAATGTTAA